agATGCTATAAACACAGACTATTCAACATCAGATGTCAGGAATTTGAAAAAGTGATTCTATGTACcaagataaaataaataaaatacacgtgaaatgtgtctgaccagAGGACTCGTTCTATTGACATCACTGCGTCTGTCCTGGCTGATGCATGTCGCCAgtggaataagttccaagtcagacacaattctCGCGCATTTTAGGTACACTtttcataattaataactcagaaatcATGCCTTATATTGAATTTCATTACTCTTAATTTTCGCCTTATTCTAATATGTAGAATCACTccataaaatttctgatacctgttaCTGAACACCTTGTATTTGTTAAGTATAGTCTTGCAACTTATTACCCATAACGAATAACGAACTCACAGACTCTAATTAATATATTTCTTGTGTGAAATTATACTTTGACGATTTGCGTTTCGTTTGCTGAAGCTCATATAAAAAaagacaatattcaacaatctagGTACTAGATTGAATAGAACTTCACTAACACTAAATATCATTTTTGCAGATCCGTCGGAATGGAACTCAACGCACATAGCATCATGGATCTCATGGTGCAGCCGTGCGTTTTCCATAGAGCCAGTGCCAAGCGACGTCGAATTTCCATCGACTGGCAAGGAATTATTGAAGTTATCCACTGATCACTGGAAACGTATTCCTGGCGGAAGAATTTTGGCGCGACACCTTGGCTACCTTCAATTCCAAGCAACTGGCGTGGAGGTTCAGGATTTGTTGCAAGAAGACAAAATTAATGGTAAGTACAAAAAACGTGCTTCAAAAACCTGAAAAATTAAGCAGACATATTTTCTTCATTAGTAACAGCATGTCTCTTAATACAGTATCTTAAATATTATTAGTAggtgaatatttaaattccagTTTCCATATTTACAAAAttcaatttcatttaatttgTTCTTTCGACAACGTTTTATTGTTAAAAAAGCATAGAGTGGATCGTTTCTCTTtttacttcttcttcttcttccattCTTCTTCCCCAATGCGCGAAGTAGAAGATAAGCTCGAGAATATAGCAAAATACCGTCATCTGTTACGACGAAAGTCGCGTGAAAGTCGATGTAAGCATTACCAATACAATTGCCGCAGTAACTCCAAACGACACAGGATCCGTAGAGCTTAGAGAAGGTTAATAGGGGTCCTAGGCTCGGATTGAAAATGACCGGAAGCGGCTAACCGTTCCCTAGGGCTGCTGCTGGTCCACTCACGCGCCTTCACCGACCTTATCTAAAGCTTTAACGAGCACGCGATCTATTAGAGATAAGAACAGTCCGGCAGAAAAAGAAATATCGCAGGCGATAATAGACTCCTTTCCCTCTTTGTGCGTTTCTGGTCACCCCTGTCATTCGATTTGACGaaagaataatgatgattgtatTTATGACTGGTCGATCACTTTGTTCATTTTATGagagaaattaataaattaGTTACTTATTGGAAGAGTGCTTCCATTTTGAATCTAGTGTCAAGTTGAGGTCCTACGATACTgttttttgaaatattcatatttaggtTGAGAATAAAATAGTTAAGATAAATTTGAGCCTGAGATGTCTCAAAGAGATTCTCAAGTCTTATGCTACGTTTACATTAGTCAGACAACTCGGTTGTCTGACTAAAACTTGTCTAATCTAGACATAGCATAACCATTTCTGCGCAACAAGTCAAGGGTCACACCACCTTTTACGCCTTACATCCTCTGCATTCTTTCCACGCCAAATTCAAGCTTCAAACACACCCCCTCCCAACTAGAACAACGATCTTGCATCAAAGCAAAGACCGTATTTCCATTCAGTCGAGTCACGCGCTCCAATATCTACAACTGACCTCAGAGGATCAACCCTCGACTCTCCAAAACAATTTTccaaaaacagaaaaaaagagaaagagcTAAACTAAACTCTAGAATATAAAAAACCCCTCAAGAAAGAGCCAGAAGTCACAGCCAGAGAAGAGCAGAAGAGTGACGTGAAAGTCTCGGACAAAGAGAAGAGTTCCAGTGGAAGCATGGAAAAATTATTCGCCCGCAGAGGGTGCAGGGGCAGATTCCTAGAAAAGGAGCACGAACCGCCTTTCGTCCTGCGGCAGAAGAGCGGAGAAGAGCAGCAAAGTCTTGGCAGCGTAAGCCTCCGAGATATATTGTCCGTTTGAATAACGTTGTAGGTGCTCTTCGAAGGGGAGGAGGAGTGGAGGGCCCACTCCGCGCTGGCGGCAGCCGTTTATTAAACGAATCAGTGTTATCGCGGTGAGAGAGCCCTCATGAATAAACCATCGAGTGTTTAGGGCGGCGGAAAGGTGGTGGCATCAGGGGTTACGGCCTCGCAGTAACCGCTTCCCACCACCTCCCCTCGCGCCCTGACGCCGCTGCCGAGGGGGTGGACGGCGAACTGTAACGGGCCAAGGGTGGTAAGCTCGCCACGGGGTGCGACTATATTGTTTTCTTGATGAGCGCGAAACATCCCCCGAATCTCTGCCGTATACAGGATAATTTTACGCGTCACCCCGTACCGCGGAACTTTCACGCCACCTCGGGATACGTAGTAGGTACTTACACTTACATTTgggtaagttgcatactgggggGTTAGAGACAGCGTTTTTGGGggttttattttcttcttttttgagGTGAACAATTTTTTTATCGTTTTCGGAGTTCGGTTTTTGTGTTGTTTGATTTGAGATTAGTGGGTGGAGggttttaataattatttggaATGTGTATTCTTTGGGAAATGTTTTTTAATGGTGTTCTTTAATTGTTTAGTTGAAGAGTCAATAATTTATACTTGATATTTTTTAGCTTGATGTaaagtagaacctcgattaaccaGGTCTCAATGaattttagtattttattttatttaggaTTACGTGTATGTACTTGGTGTAATTACTggattgtggatttttatgcaCTTATGGAAATTTTAAATGTGTGACAAGTTTAGGTTTAGGTCTAGGAAGTGACAacatgaaattgcataaaaatctatTGGTCTATTGATGACGATAAAAGTGTAGTAGAAAATTGATTAGAACTTGCACTGTGATTAAATAATAGCCTACTGAAAATAATAAGATTAGGCATCAGGGGGTAGTTTAAGTTTGGCTCTCCTGTTAAGCCGTTCAATCGAATTAATCAATCTAATACAAATGTATCTACTATAAATAATATCCACAATATAAATTCAGTAATCATGAAAATATTCATTGAAAACCAATCGTGAATTACTGTAAACAATCAGTATTTTATGCCAGgtatttttctaaaatttctaattttcattattatcattaaaaTGATATCAATAGATCTTCAACAAGTTTCTCGCTTCTTTACCTCTAAAATAAATCGTTTTCATTGTAGACATTTCCAAGTCCAAAAAGGCACAAAGAAAACTCAGTCAGAGTTGCTCTAAAAGTTGCCTAAACTTACGTGTCTCTCTGCTCTATGTGTCGACCTCCATGGGTACGCTGGCATTGGCCCTCGCGACAAGTGGAGTGGGTGAAGCTAGGGGTGCACTCGCATACAGAGGTGCAAAGGTATTCCGACCACGGTGGTCGGAGTGGGGCGCGATAAGGGCTGAAATCAGCGGGGGCAAAGGTCGCTCAGTTATTCTCTGTCCACCGCCTAGCACGTTTTATTCCGCGCGTATCCACAGTTTATCGGTATCAACAATCGAAATTTCATGCGACACGCTCTATTGTACGCTCCTATTTGCGCGTGTGTGAACTGTTAATCGCCTGGCACGTGCGTCGTTATTCTACAATCACTGCGATTCGATAATCGACTGAGAATCAGCGTGAAATCGCGCGGGAAATATTTAAGCTCTTAGACGATCTTAACAACAAAGTCCTCGTGTTCCTTAAACACTGCAAGCTATTCTATAGTTTCGCAAGTATTTCATTTGAATAACAATCATGGCACAAGAAACGACCGCTATTTTTGCTTTTGTCCGTGAAAAATCTTCAGGAGCTGTAGCTAAAAAAGGACCTCCTCTTTTGTAAATCAAACGTTATTAGTATAGACTGTTTGCTAAGAAGTTTCTGTAAACTCATCTTCAATTTTTGGTACCATCGAATATACGTGCTTAAAAGACACTTAAGGGAGGATAGCGACGATGGGATAGCTGAGTATGCAGTTTCGATAATAGGTTTGTTTTGTCACATATGTGCCCGATATTGATCAAAGGATTAACAATGGGCCTGTCGACCACCGTTGCTCACACGGTGAAGGATTAGGCTTACGATATCGTTCGACACGTAATGTGGAGGATTCAAACGCATCCGCTGCATCTTCAGCAGGACACCAGATTCCACCCTTCGGCGGCTGCAATCCTTTACAACGGTACCTGATATTGAACATATCAATTAACGAGTTATTCTGCTAATTACAGCCCTATTTCGATATGAAAATTCGGGAAAGGAAGAGTTGTAAAAAAATGTGCAGTGTTTTCTGTCCATAAACTCTATTATAGACATCGTGCTCCAAAGCAGAATCAAAGTAATTTAgagataaatatataaattatagtcatttctacattttacgCGAAATTCTTCAGAAATTGTATTATTTTCTATTGCTAATAGCCCTTAATACTTATCTATCAAAAGTCGTCTCCTTAATCCTGCTATGTTCCTCATGAACCTTGCGTGAAGCAATGATAAACACCAGCATGTCATTATGAATACAACTAACAAGCTTTTAGTGCAACAGCAAGAAATCAGAAATGTAACTATCAATAACTATTTCAAACTTTTTTCTCAAAACTAAGAAACCTATTAAAAGAAACACGAGCCACAATTTGGTCAAAAAACACCCAAGAAACGAAGTAGGATTATCACAGAATAACAACATAAAGACACGCATAAAAGATAAAACCACAAATAAATTATCCACCACCTTGAATCATTTAGAAAAAGCAAACCACAAGATTTCATCCGTCTACCTGGCTCCGAAAAAGATATTCAGAGGTATGCTTAACGATTGCAACATCCTCAACGACCTCCTCCTCTCCCCTTCCTCCTCCCCCTCCAATATTGCTCCCCTCCTCCCAAAGAGGCTTAAGATTTGGTCATCGAGGAGACCTCGAAATACATACATAAATCGAGGCGGGAAAAAGACAGAGACGAGAAGGTTTATAACAGTTGGATGGTCGAGGAACCATTGTGCCTCTCCTCGAATCGACCTCTCTTGAAGGCAACGAGAACGATGGTCGCCGAGTACATGCGTGCCTCTGTTCCTTTGCCCACAGAGAGGTTCAGCCTCCTACAACGGACTTGCTCGCTGATTGGATCGACAGCTGGAGCCGGCGGTTCCGGGGCGGTCGGAGGCGGACAGGTTCAACTCTGGCAATTCCTGCTGGAGCTGCTCTCGGATTCGTCGAATTCCTCGTGCATCGCGTGGGAGGGCTCCAACGGGGAATTTAAGCTCACCGATCCGGATGAGGTCGCGCGTAGATGGGGCGAGCGGAAGAGCAAGCCGAACATGAACTACGACAAATTATCGCGGGCGCTCAGGTAAACGCGAATCTTTGAAAATAGTTAGAGAGAGGTCTGATTAAAAGTACAGTGGGAGCTTGTTTGTCTGAACGACTCGATGGTCAACTTTTGTTATATGAGCTTCTGGGTGAGTCTCTATTATCGGAACTGAGGTTGAGCGTGGTCTCGGTTATCCAAACGCGTTTCTGCGTTGTGTATAAGTCACTGACATGTACTGTTCAGAGCTGGTAAACTTGCATTTGGAAAGTATGGGGGTCTAATTGGTCACAGTGGATAGACCACGCCTGATCTCACGCGTACGTACTTTCGGCTGAAGAGTACTATTGGCTGAAGTGATCACAGCTACTGATGAGAGGTGAAGTCACAGACGACTCTAGTAGTGAAGTTAATTGGTGCGAGGGAGGGTCCCTTTTTCCCCTGTGTCGTCCCAGGCGCAAGTTTACCAGCTCTGAACAGTacaaggtgatcagtttaactggatatCCTCTAATGATTGTTGGCAGCAGTTACGATACTGTCAGCATTTAGAATATATACTGCCAACAGTGCCAACACTCGACTTTCCACTTAAACTGACCACCCTGTACAATTGGTCTATGTACATACTGACACTCAGACAAGAAAAAGTGGTGGGGATACCACTGGACCTCCATTTACTGAACATCGAAACCTCTGTTATCCGAACTAAGGAAAGGTGATGTCAGTACTGGTGAACTTCTATTAATCAAAAAATTCTTCTATCCGAACTACCCTGTCTCCCGACCAGTTCGAATAAACGAGATTCCACTATGATTAGATTTCAATGTACATATGTAGATGTTGGAATTTGGAATTAATGCATCGATACTCGCGCCGTCTATGTGGAAGACGCAGCAGGTATAATCGACGCAAAAAGtttgaataatatttatttaaatcaatatagAGATCGTATAGAGTGCAGGATTGTCGCGAAAATTCCCTTCTTGGGTATATTGGTAAAAATCTGGAGGTGGGGTAATAAAAACAGGTGTCCTATTGTGTGGTAGTGGCTTTAGACCCGAGCGAGACCTTAGCAACACAATACAATAGGATACCTGATGTTTCTTCCCCCACCTTCTAATTTCCACCACTATATCTAAGGATATCTATAAGGAGAATGATATCGTCAAGAGGATAATTCagacat
The sequence above is a segment of the Calliopsis andreniformis isolate RMS-2024a chromosome 3, iyCalAndr_principal, whole genome shotgun sequence genome. Coding sequences within it:
- the LOC143177083 gene encoding DNA-binding protein D-ETS-6, giving the protein MCELRISCRIKLKFMPSIKRQNGLESGTSAEKFLEKGEMESEPVMVPSDPSEWNSTHIASWISWCSRAFSIEPVPSDVEFPSTGKELLKLSTDHWKRIPGGRILARHLGYLQFQATGVEVQDLLQEDKINERFSLLQRTCSLIGSTAGAGGSGAVGGGQVQLWQFLLELLSDSSNSSCIAWEGSNGEFKLTDPDEVARRWGERKSKPNMNYDKLSRALRYYYDKNIMTKVHGKRYAYKFDFHGLMMACQTQAGITLETSPTSRGTGANCYPHRSPHTHHLYPTGSPSSQHPSVAPPTPAPPPPPPPPPPHYCWPYRYSPPT